The Burkholderiales bacterium genome has a segment encoding these proteins:
- a CDS encoding ABC transporter ATP-binding protein encodes MPPIICISNLTKTYATGLQALNNVNLEIRKGEIFALLGPNGAGKTTLINIICGIVTPSIGAVHVGGHDILREYRAARSMIGLVPQELYTDMFETVWATVTFSRGLFGRAPAPAHIENVLRELSLWEKRHDKIMTLSGGMKRRVLIAKALAHAPEILFLDEPTAGVDVELRRDMWALVRRLRDGGATIILTTHYIEEAEEMADRIGVISNGKLVVVEGKSELMKKLGKKQLTLHLQEPMTAIPAELDAWRLALKAGGTELEYTFDAEESTGIPVLLRRLSELGIGFRDLQTQQSSLEDIFVGLVGRNTSEHA; translated from the coding sequence GTGCCGCCAATCATCTGCATATCGAACCTGACCAAGACCTACGCTACTGGCCTGCAGGCTCTGAACAACGTCAATCTCGAGATCCGCAAGGGCGAAATCTTTGCGTTGCTGGGGCCGAACGGTGCCGGCAAGACGACGCTTATCAATATCATCTGCGGGATCGTCACGCCGAGCATTGGCGCGGTACACGTGGGTGGCCACGACATTCTGCGCGAATACCGCGCAGCGCGGTCAATGATCGGGCTGGTGCCACAGGAGCTGTACACCGACATGTTCGAGACAGTGTGGGCGACCGTAACTTTCAGCCGCGGTTTGTTTGGACGCGCCCCCGCTCCGGCGCACATCGAGAACGTGCTGCGCGAGCTGTCGCTGTGGGAGAAACGCCACGACAAGATCATGACACTGTCGGGCGGAATGAAGCGGCGCGTACTGATCGCCAAAGCATTGGCGCATGCGCCCGAGATTTTGTTTCTCGATGAGCCGACAGCGGGCGTGGACGTGGAACTGCGCCGCGACATGTGGGCCCTGGTGCGCCGCCTGCGCGACGGCGGCGCGACCATCATCCTGACCACGCACTACATCGAGGAAGCAGAAGAGATGGCCGATCGCATCGGTGTCATCAGCAACGGTAAGCTCGTCGTGGTCGAAGGGAAGAGCGAACTCATGAAGAAGCTCGGCAAGAAACAGCTGACTCTGCACCTGCAGGAGCCGATGACCGCAATTCCCGCAGAACTCGACGCCTGGCGCCTGGCGCTGAAAGCCGGGGGCACCGAGCTGGAATACACTTTCGATGCCGAGGAAAGCACGGGCATCCCTGTCCTGCTGCGACGCCTGAGCGAACTGGGAATCGGGTTCCGGGATCTGCAAACTCAACAAAGCTCACTGGAAGACATCTTCGTTGGTTTGGTCGGCAGGAATACAAGCGAACACGCATGA
- a CDS encoding YciI family protein has protein sequence MRFMIIVKATKDSEAGVMPSKELLTAMGKYNEELAKAGIVLAGDGLQPSSKGARVRFSGPKRTVVDGPFAETKELIAGFWVWKVKSKEEAIEWVKRCPNPMPGDSEIEIRQLFEAEDFDEQFTPELKESAERVHTQVSRNK, from the coding sequence ATGCGATTCATGATTATTGTCAAAGCCACCAAGGATTCGGAAGCCGGCGTCATGCCGAGCAAGGAGCTGCTGACCGCAATGGGCAAATACAACGAGGAACTGGCCAAGGCAGGCATTGTGCTCGCAGGTGACGGACTGCAGCCGAGCTCGAAGGGCGCGCGCGTGCGATTTTCCGGGCCAAAACGAACCGTGGTCGACGGCCCCTTTGCCGAGACCAAGGAGCTCATCGCCGGCTTCTGGGTCTGGAAGGTGAAGTCGAAGGAAGAGGCGATCGAATGGGTCAAGCGCTGCCCCAACCCAATGCCGGGGGACTCCGAGATCGAGATCCGCCAGCTTTTCGAGGCGGAGGACTTCGACGAGCAGTTCACGCCGGAGCTGAAGGAATCGGCAGAGCGCGTGCACACGCAGGTCTCCCGCAACAAGTAA
- a CDS encoding DUF1428 domain-containing protein, protein MQYVDGFVVPVPKKKLNAYRRMAQKAGKVWREHGALEFVECVADDVKPGKWTSFPQSVKLKAGETVVFSYIVYKSRAHRDRVNAKAMKDRRLADMMDPNAMPFDGKRMFWGGFRILVDA, encoded by the coding sequence ATGCAATATGTTGACGGATTTGTCGTGCCTGTCCCCAAGAAAAAACTGAACGCCTACCGCCGCATGGCGCAGAAGGCGGGCAAGGTCTGGCGCGAACACGGTGCACTCGAGTTTGTTGAGTGCGTCGCTGACGACGTGAAGCCAGGAAAGTGGACGTCGTTCCCGCAGAGCGTCAAGCTCAAAGCCGGTGAGACGGTGGTTTTCTCCTACATCGTGTACAAGTCGCGCGCGCATCGCGACCGCGTCAATGCCAAGGCCATGAAGGACCGGCGTCTTGCGGATATGATGGACCCGAACGCCATGCCTTTTGACGGCAAGCGCATGTTCTGGGGCGGATTCAGGATTCTGGTCGACGCCTAG
- a CDS encoding HoxN/HupN/NixA family nickel/cobalt transporter gives MAVRYNLIEPNGAAPLRAERRRLMSGASAGVRLAGLYGIITCLHLVGWGLFLHYSSRYPVLIGLGLVAYMLGLRHAFDADHIAAIDDTVRYMLQKGKRPVGVGFFFALGHSTIVFFLAVALMFAAPSVKHDLPGLKNLGGILGASVSGIFLLLIGVLNLLLLLDVLKVWHKAKSGEHSQAHLEKFLIQRGPIKGLIGGRLQRLINHSWQMYPLGLLFGLGFDTASEVGLLAMTAGAAVGNMPAGAVLSLPLLFAAGMSLMDTTDAVLMLKAYSWAFLNPVRKIFYNLTITGLSIAVALIIGTMELLQVFRTALDIRGPFFDFIGALDFEVLGFIVVGVLLVVWGSSVAMWTFGRIEQRDRQRSTQVREHVPESGVKVSHQHPH, from the coding sequence ATGGCCGTGCGCTACAACCTGATTGAACCCAACGGCGCTGCCCCGCTGCGCGCCGAGCGTCGCCGTTTGATGTCCGGTGCCAGCGCGGGTGTACGCCTCGCGGGTCTATACGGAATCATCACATGCCTGCATTTGGTGGGCTGGGGCTTGTTTCTCCACTACTCGTCTCGCTATCCGGTGTTGATTGGGCTGGGCCTTGTCGCATACATGTTAGGGCTGCGTCATGCGTTTGATGCTGATCATATTGCTGCAATCGACGATACCGTGCGGTACATGTTGCAGAAAGGAAAACGGCCGGTAGGCGTTGGCTTCTTCTTCGCGTTGGGCCATTCGACCATCGTCTTTTTTCTCGCCGTAGCGCTGATGTTCGCCGCCCCTTCCGTTAAGCACGATCTGCCGGGATTGAAAAACCTTGGCGGCATTCTTGGCGCGAGCGTCTCCGGTATATTTTTGTTGCTAATAGGCGTTCTGAATCTGCTCCTGCTGCTCGATGTTCTGAAGGTTTGGCACAAAGCAAAGAGCGGCGAGCATAGCCAAGCGCACCTCGAAAAGTTTTTAATACAGCGCGGCCCAATCAAGGGACTGATCGGCGGGCGGCTGCAAAGACTCATTAACCACAGCTGGCAAATGTACCCGCTGGGCCTGCTGTTCGGCCTGGGGTTCGATACGGCTTCAGAGGTCGGTCTGCTGGCGATGACTGCCGGTGCTGCTGTAGGCAACATGCCGGCCGGAGCCGTTCTATCGCTACCGCTGTTGTTCGCGGCCGGCATGTCGCTGATGGACACGACAGACGCTGTGTTGATGTTGAAGGCCTACAGCTGGGCGTTCTTAAACCCCGTGCGCAAGATCTTTTACAATCTCACCATCACCGGACTGTCAATAGCGGTAGCGCTGATTATCGGCACCATGGAGTTGCTGCAGGTGTTTAGGACAGCGCTTGACATAAGGGGACCGTTCTTCGACTTCATCGGCGCGCTGGACTTCGAAGTGCTTGGCTTTATTGTCGTCGGCGTCTTGCTGGTGGTGTGGGGCAGCTCGGTGGCCATGTGGACCTTTGGCCGCATCGAGCAACGCGACCGACAACGCTCAACGCAGGTTCGCGAGCATGTTCCCGAGAGTGGCGTCAAGGTTTCGCACCAACATCCGCATTAG
- the fhcD gene encoding formylmethanofuran--tetrahydromethanopterin N-formyltransferase translates to MLINGVTVVDTFAEAFAMSGARVLITAENEKWAAAAARTMTGFATSVIGCKCEAGIERMVPAGETPDGRPGVTVLLFATSADGVGKRLVERIGQCVMTCPTTACFNALPSENTVVVGGLLRYFGDGFQLSKHFDGRRFWRVPVMDGEFVVEERFGVQPAVGGGNLLLLGEDMPPTLAAAEAAVNAMRTVPGVILPFPDGVVRSGSKVGSRYKSVIASTNDAYCPTLRALSKATELTPEIGCVLEIVIDGLDVDAVREAMRRGLKAAAQPGIRTISAGNYGGNLGQYKIELRSLL, encoded by the coding sequence ATGCTGATCAACGGCGTTACCGTCGTGGACACTTTTGCCGAGGCGTTCGCCATGTCGGGCGCACGGGTGCTCATCACTGCCGAGAACGAAAAATGGGCGGCCGCGGCGGCGCGCACCATGACCGGCTTCGCCACCTCGGTAATCGGTTGCAAATGTGAAGCCGGCATCGAGCGCATGGTGCCCGCCGGAGAAACTCCGGACGGGCGCCCGGGTGTGACGGTGCTGCTGTTTGCCACCAGCGCCGATGGCGTGGGCAAGCGACTGGTCGAACGCATCGGGCAGTGCGTCATGACTTGTCCCACCACCGCTTGCTTCAACGCCCTGCCTAGCGAAAATACGGTGGTCGTCGGGGGACTATTGCGCTATTTCGGTGACGGTTTTCAGCTATCCAAGCATTTCGACGGGCGCCGCTTCTGGCGCGTGCCGGTGATGGACGGCGAATTCGTGGTGGAGGAACGGTTCGGCGTTCAGCCCGCAGTCGGCGGCGGCAATCTGCTGCTCCTTGGCGAAGACATGCCGCCCACACTCGCCGCAGCGGAGGCGGCGGTCAATGCCATGCGGACGGTACCCGGCGTGATCCTGCCGTTTCCCGACGGTGTGGTGCGAAGCGGCAGCAAGGTCGGCTCCCGCTACAAGTCGGTGATAGCATCCACCAACGATGCTTATTGTCCGACGCTGCGCGCGCTTTCAAAGGCAACCGAGCTTACGCCTGAAATCGGGTGTGTGCTCGAGATCGTTATCGATGGCCTGGACGTCGATGCAGTACGCGAGGCCATGCGCCGCGGACTCAAGGCGGCCGCGCAACCGGGGATAAGGACGATCTCCGCCGGCAACTATGGCGGCAACCTGGGGCAGTACAAAATCGAACTGCGCAGCCTGCTTTAG
- a CDS encoding RNA polymerase sigma factor: MNQDKAQRVREMVDAIYRSESRRVFATLIRLLGDFDLAEEALHDAFRAALEQWPRDGVPDNPRAWLVSAGRFKAIDGIRRRARFDALDEDAEQVEAATNDSAAWEGENVDDDRLRLIFTCCHPALPPDAQAALTLREVCGLTTEEIARAFLTAAPTLAQRIVRAKTKIRDAKIPYQVPSPDELPDRLNSVLRVIYLVFNEGYSASSGSSLTRHDLSGEAIRLARLLAQLLPEPEAMGLLALMLLHDSRRAARASATGDLILLEDQDRSLWHRDQIAEGTALVEQALSSRRFGSYTLQAAIAAVHAQAPDSAATDWGEIVGLYDVLLRIDPSPVVELNRAVAIAMRDGPEAGLVAIDAILVGDLPDYRLAHAARADLCRRLGKTGAARASYERALALTQQEPERRFLEKRLSELPG, translated from the coding sequence ATGAATCAAGACAAAGCACAACGAGTACGCGAGATGGTGGACGCTATATACCGCTCCGAGTCGCGCCGGGTATTCGCAACTTTGATTCGCCTGCTCGGCGACTTCGACCTCGCCGAGGAAGCTTTACACGATGCTTTTAGGGCAGCACTGGAGCAGTGGCCGCGGGATGGCGTCCCTGACAATCCGCGGGCTTGGCTGGTCTCGGCGGGCCGCTTCAAGGCTATCGACGGTATTCGCCGGCGCGCCCGTTTCGATGCGTTGGATGAAGACGCCGAGCAGGTCGAGGCGGCTACCAATGATAGCGCGGCGTGGGAAGGCGAAAACGTTGATGACGATCGGCTGCGCCTCATTTTCACTTGCTGCCACCCCGCTCTTCCGCCGGATGCCCAGGCGGCGCTGACACTGCGCGAGGTTTGCGGCCTTACTACGGAGGAAATCGCGCGCGCATTTCTCACTGCTGCGCCTACGTTAGCCCAACGCATTGTGCGGGCCAAGACCAAGATCCGCGACGCGAAGATTCCCTATCAAGTGCCATCGCCGGACGAACTTCCGGACCGGCTGAACAGCGTGCTGCGTGTGATCTACCTGGTATTCAACGAGGGCTACTCCGCGTCCTCGGGTTCGTCCTTAACGCGCCACGATCTTTCGGGCGAGGCGATTCGATTGGCGCGGCTTTTGGCACAACTGCTGCCGGAACCTGAGGCGATGGGGCTGCTTGCACTAATGTTGCTGCACGATTCGCGGCGCGCGGCGCGTGCCTCGGCTACAGGGGATCTGATTCTACTAGAGGACCAAGATCGCTCGCTCTGGCACCGGGATCAGATCGCGGAGGGGACGGCGCTGGTTGAACAAGCCTTGTCGTCACGCCGCTTCGGCTCGTACACGCTCCAGGCGGCAATTGCGGCAGTGCACGCCCAAGCGCCCGATTCTGCCGCTACAGACTGGGGCGAGATCGTCGGGCTATACGACGTATTGTTGCGTATCGATCCATCGCCTGTAGTCGAGCTCAATCGCGCAGTGGCGATTGCAATGCGCGACGGCCCGGAAGCGGGTCTCGTAGCGATCGACGCCATACTGGTGGGTGATTTGCCGGATTACCGTCTCGCCCACGCGGCGCGGGCCGACCTGTGCCGCCGCTTGGGGAAAACGGGCGCGGCTCGGGCCTCTTATGAACGGGCACTAGCCCTTACTCAACAGGAGCCGGAGCGGCGTTTTCTTGAGAAGCGGCTGAGCGAGTTGCCGGGCTGA
- a CDS encoding aspartyl/asparaginyl beta-hydroxylase domain-containing protein yields MIRNIYERRISGPPVLDVASHFPDARRFVEAWPELRDEAIQVAQDLQRVPRFHELMPEQAAISANDDRDWRMFVLKAYGVSVRKNSARCPLLAALISSVPDVLSAALSFLAPGKYVPRHRGPFRGVIRFYLGLSVPISENGRPAAVLTIDNREYRIGNGEYLLWDDTFPHEVWNHSENGRIALLLDVRRRGMPLDMALLSRVLIAAIGASVRLRNISWHRD; encoded by the coding sequence ATGATCCGGAATATCTACGAACGCCGCATTTCCGGGCCGCCGGTACTAGACGTCGCGTCTCACTTTCCAGACGCGCGACGGTTCGTGGAAGCATGGCCGGAACTGCGCGACGAAGCGATTCAGGTCGCCCAAGACCTGCAACGGGTACCTCGTTTTCACGAACTGATGCCCGAGCAGGCGGCGATCTCCGCGAACGATGATCGCGACTGGCGGATGTTCGTTTTGAAGGCGTACGGCGTGTCCGTGCGCAAGAATAGCGCGCGGTGTCCGCTTCTTGCGGCGCTGATCTCATCGGTTCCAGATGTTCTTTCGGCCGCGTTGTCCTTTCTCGCTCCAGGGAAGTACGTTCCACGGCATCGCGGTCCGTTTCGCGGCGTAATTCGTTTCTATCTGGGACTGTCGGTGCCGATCTCGGAGAATGGCCGTCCCGCTGCGGTGCTCACGATCGACAACCGCGAGTATCGGATCGGCAACGGCGAATATCTGCTGTGGGACGACACCTTTCCGCACGAGGTGTGGAACCACAGCGAGAACGGTCGCATCGCCCTGCTGCTCGATGTCCGGCGGCGCGGCATGCCGCTCGACATGGCCCTGCTCTCGAGGGTACTCATCGCGGCAATAGGCGCCTCTGTCAGGTTGCGAAACATTTCCTGGCACCGGGATTAA
- a CDS encoding isoprenylcysteine carboxylmethyltransferase family protein: protein MTHTVRVMLILVSTAAYFSLAILGWRGFAAFFSHSALMTLAVATAVLAVAACLAGGNLSPGVREDRGNRWVIAAFALIGLLAGYLPAYTDRKGLFTIDGDTVRWLGLILFAAGGALRLWPVFVLGHRFSGLVAIQPGHTLVTSGIYAVIRHPSYLGLLVSALGWALAFRAGVGVLLTALLIPPLLARIRSEETLLRTQFGGEYDAYRARTSRLIPGLY, encoded by the coding sequence ATGACACATACGGTCAGAGTGATGCTTATCCTTGTGAGCACAGCTGCATACTTCAGCTTGGCAATTTTAGGTTGGCGCGGGTTCGCAGCCTTCTTCTCCCATTCGGCGCTTATGACGCTCGCAGTTGCGACGGCCGTGCTCGCTGTCGCGGCGTGCCTCGCGGGTGGAAATCTGAGCCCCGGTGTTCGTGAGGATCGAGGCAACCGCTGGGTCATCGCGGCATTTGCGCTCATTGGTCTGTTGGCCGGCTATCTGCCGGCATACACGGACCGGAAAGGGTTGTTCACCATCGATGGCGATACGGTTCGCTGGCTTGGCCTCATTCTCTTCGCCGCCGGTGGTGCTCTGCGGCTCTGGCCGGTTTTCGTCCTGGGACATCGTTTCAGCGGGCTGGTCGCGATCCAGCCCGGGCACACGCTGGTCACCAGCGGTATATATGCGGTCATTCGCCATCCCAGCTACCTGGGATTGCTCGTCAGCGCGCTCGGATGGGCCCTGGCTTTTCGTGCGGGGGTCGGCGTGCTTCTCACGGCGCTGCTGATTCCGCCGCTCCTCGCGCGCATCCGCTCGGAAGAGACACTGCTGCGCACGCAGTTTGGCGGCGAGTATGATGCCTATCGCGCCCGGACGTCACGCTTGATTCCGGGCCTCTATTAG
- a CDS encoding MAPEG family protein — protein MKPELMYLTWATTLTAVIWIPYILDRIFVWGLLDTVGYPENPKPQTPWAARMKKAHANAVENLVVFAALVLVAQDLGVSNNATATACAVYFWARLVHLAAVTGRVPWVRTVAFLVGFGAQMTLAWQILVS, from the coding sequence GTGAAACCGGAACTTATGTATCTCACTTGGGCAACAACTCTCACCGCCGTGATATGGATCCCTTACATACTGGACCGGATTTTCGTGTGGGGCCTGCTCGACACTGTCGGTTATCCGGAAAATCCCAAACCGCAGACCCCGTGGGCGGCACGCATGAAAAAGGCGCACGCAAACGCTGTGGAAAATCTGGTCGTTTTCGCGGCCCTGGTGCTGGTCGCTCAAGATCTCGGCGTCAGCAATAATGCGACCGCGACAGCATGCGCAGTATATTTTTGGGCGCGGCTAGTTCATCTCGCAGCAGTCACAGGCCGCGTGCCGTGGGTCAGGACCGTCGCGTTTTTGGTGGGCTTCGGCGCGCAGATGACGTTAGCGTGGCAAATTCTTGTTTCATAA
- a CDS encoding YciI family protein, protein MKFLCLIYAEKVMEQLTEADAENQFEEYRVFTEGIRHSAHFVGGNRLLPPETATALRVRNGKVSTIDGPFAETKEQLGGYYLIEAKDVNEAIQVASRIPGARRGCVEVRPIAEDAQTRQVLGRTAQD, encoded by the coding sequence ATGAAGTTCCTGTGTTTGATTTATGCCGAGAAGGTCATGGAGCAGCTGACCGAAGCTGACGCGGAAAATCAATTCGAGGAATACAGGGTCTTCACCGAAGGGATTCGGCATAGCGCCCATTTTGTCGGCGGAAACCGGCTCCTGCCTCCGGAAACGGCGACCGCGCTCCGGGTGCGAAACGGCAAGGTCTCGACCATCGACGGACCTTTTGCTGAGACCAAGGAACAGCTTGGCGGCTATTACCTGATCGAAGCCAAGGACGTTAACGAAGCGATACAGGTTGCTTCGAGGATCCCGGGGGCACGGCGCGGCTGCGTCGAGGTGCGTCCAATTGCCGAGGACGCGCAGACACGGCAGGTATTGGGGCGAACTGCCCAAGATTGA
- a CDS encoding formylmethanofuran dehydrogenase subunit A, protein MLHIANGRVYDPANGIDGKVQDIYVANGKIVKDVPPGARRIDAKGMVIMPGGVDMHCHIAGPKVNLARKLQPEDHRHDVHPRTAFTRSGVGGTVPSTFATGYRYALLGYTTAMEAAVPPIGARHTLEEFHDTPVIDKGFYIVMGNNVLLYKLLEQGRREDFRNALAWWLAATKAYTAKLVNPGSDEAWKGRRNANITKLDEKIEAFELTPQQVIGALIEAVDELGLPHPAHIHCNNLGHSGNYATTLETMRIAEGHRAHIAHIQFHSYGEVPGKASHNPTSRAKVIADYINAHPNISADVGQVMFGKSTIMTADAPLAYMLSRFVGGKWVNSDTEHESGCGILPFAYQDKVYTHALQWAIGLELFLLSKDPWRMVFSTDHPNGGSFMSYPRLIRLLMDREFRKEQMSKINQKALKQTALADGLDREYTLQEIAIVTRAGPARLLGLTNKGHLGPGADADITIYDEDKDKERMFGAPRHVIKDGQMIIEDHEFRADHQGRMLHVSPEYDPKIVEVIRPFFEDYYSIRFNNYAVDDSYLGPHEVIPTLMRRSTATAPGKK, encoded by the coding sequence GTGCTGCACATCGCAAACGGTCGCGTGTATGATCCTGCGAACGGCATCGATGGCAAAGTTCAGGACATCTATGTCGCCAATGGCAAGATCGTAAAGGACGTCCCGCCGGGGGCGAGGCGGATCGATGCCAAAGGGATGGTGATCATGCCGGGCGGTGTGGACATGCATTGCCACATTGCCGGGCCCAAAGTCAATCTCGCGCGCAAGCTGCAGCCGGAGGACCACCGGCACGACGTGCATCCGCGCACCGCGTTCACCCGTTCCGGTGTCGGCGGCACGGTTCCGTCCACTTTCGCCACCGGCTACCGCTACGCACTGCTCGGTTACACCACCGCCATGGAGGCGGCAGTGCCGCCCATCGGCGCCCGCCACACGCTCGAGGAATTCCATGACACGCCGGTCATCGATAAGGGCTTCTACATAGTGATGGGCAACAACGTGCTGCTCTACAAGCTGCTGGAACAGGGACGGCGCGAAGACTTCCGCAACGCGCTCGCGTGGTGGCTCGCAGCGACCAAGGCGTATACCGCCAAGCTCGTCAATCCCGGGAGCGATGAAGCGTGGAAGGGCCGGCGCAACGCCAACATCACCAAGCTTGACGAGAAGATAGAGGCGTTCGAGCTTACGCCGCAACAAGTAATCGGAGCATTGATCGAGGCGGTGGACGAGCTCGGATTACCGCACCCGGCACACATTCACTGTAACAACCTCGGCCACTCCGGAAATTACGCCACCACCCTGGAGACCATGCGCATTGCCGAAGGCCACCGCGCCCACATCGCGCATATCCAGTTTCACAGCTACGGGGAAGTGCCCGGCAAGGCCAGCCACAACCCGACGTCGCGCGCCAAGGTCATCGCGGATTACATCAACGCGCACCCGAACATCAGTGCCGACGTCGGCCAGGTCATGTTCGGCAAGTCGACGATCATGACTGCGGATGCGCCGCTCGCGTACATGTTGTCGCGCTTTGTTGGCGGCAAATGGGTGAATTCCGACACCGAGCATGAGTCCGGGTGCGGCATCCTTCCGTTCGCCTACCAGGACAAGGTGTATACCCACGCCCTGCAATGGGCAATCGGGCTTGAATTATTCCTGCTCTCGAAAGATCCCTGGCGCATGGTGTTCTCCACCGACCACCCCAACGGCGGCTCGTTTATGAGCTATCCGCGGCTCATCCGCTTGCTGATGGATCGCGAATTCCGCAAGGAGCAGATGAGCAAGATTAATCAAAAGGCGCTGAAACAGACGGCGCTCGCCGACGGTTTGGACCGCGAGTACACGCTTCAGGAAATCGCTATCGTCACCCGCGCGGGCCCGGCACGATTGCTGGGCCTAACGAACAAAGGGCATCTCGGCCCCGGTGCGGATGCCGACATAACAATTTACGACGAAGACAAAGACAAGGAGCGCATGTTCGGCGCGCCGCGCCATGTCATTAAGGACGGGCAGATGATTATTGAGGACCACGAATTCCGCGCGGATCATCAGGGGCGGATGCTGCATGTGTCTCCAGAATACGATCCGAAAATTGTGGAGGTGATCCGCCCGTTCTTCGAAGATTATTATTCGATCCGCTTCAACAACTATGCAGTGGACGACAGCTACCTAGGGCCCCACGAAGTCATTCCGACCCTGATGCGGCGTTCAACTGCGACTGCACCGGGCAAAAAATAA
- a CDS encoding YciI family protein, producing the protein MKYLCLVYLDERRLNELPDSDCLDYDAAIRKSRHCIASEALESVQTATTVQVRDGKVSITDGPFAETKEQLAGFYLIDASDLNAAIQIAAKIPPARVGSIEVRPIRPIREMAEHQAPPRGAINRIVHAAK; encoded by the coding sequence ATGAAATATTTGTGCCTCGTGTATCTTGATGAAAGACGGCTGAACGAGTTGCCCGACAGCGATTGCCTCGACTACGACGCGGCAATACGGAAAAGCCGCCACTGCATCGCCTCGGAAGCGCTCGAGTCCGTGCAGACCGCCACCACCGTGCAGGTTCGCGACGGTAAGGTATCGATCACCGACGGCCCGTTCGCGGAGACCAAGGAGCAGCTGGCTGGGTTTTACCTCATCGACGCCAGTGACCTGAACGCGGCAATTCAGATTGCTGCGAAGATCCCGCCGGCGCGCGTGGGTAGCATCGAGGTGCGGCCGATCCGGCCGATTCGGGAAATGGCCGAGCACCAAGCGCCTCCCCGGGGTGCAATAAATCGTATTGTGCACGCCGCGAAATAA
- a CDS encoding formylmethanofuran dehydrogenase subunit C: MSLTLTLHTQPDVPVEAETIVPQRFQGMTPAQVAAAKVLYGNRQAALGDFFRAEGQPDGELRVVGDLFRVKMIGAGMTHGQIVIEGNVGMHLGAAMSGGEIFVEGNAADWVGEEMSGGRIVVKGNAGHMVGSALRGESIGPRGGEIIIHGNAGNEVGSGMRRGLIAVAGNSGDFTAVNMLAGTVVVLGQLGMRTGAGMKRGTVASCRPVELLPTFAYACTYRPVALRLVLSYLRERGLTITDKQFAGRYRRWSGDGVETSRGEVLLLEEG, encoded by the coding sequence ATGAGCCTCACGCTTACCCTCCACACCCAACCGGATGTTCCTGTCGAGGCGGAGACTATTGTCCCGCAACGGTTCCAAGGAATGACGCCCGCGCAGGTCGCGGCTGCCAAGGTCCTATATGGCAACCGGCAGGCCGCACTCGGGGATTTTTTCCGCGCCGAAGGCCAACCCGACGGCGAGTTGCGGGTCGTGGGTGATCTCTTTCGCGTAAAAATGATCGGTGCCGGCATGACGCACGGCCAAATCGTCATAGAGGGCAACGTGGGAATGCATCTTGGTGCCGCCATGAGCGGCGGCGAAATTTTTGTCGAAGGCAACGCCGCAGATTGGGTGGGTGAAGAAATGTCGGGCGGGCGAATCGTAGTGAAGGGCAACGCCGGTCATATGGTTGGCAGTGCCTTGCGCGGTGAAAGCATTGGCCCTCGCGGCGGGGAGATCATCATCCATGGCAACGCCGGCAACGAAGTTGGCAGCGGCATGCGGCGCGGCCTCATTGCGGTGGCTGGTAACAGCGGTGATTTTACCGCAGTCAATATGCTGGCCGGCACTGTTGTGGTCCTCGGTCAGCTCGGAATGCGGACCGGCGCCGGCATGAAGCGCGGAACGGTCGCCTCCTGCCGGCCGGTGGAATTGCTACCCACCTTCGCCTACGCTTGCACCTACCGTCCAGTCGCGTTGCGCCTGGTGCTAAGTTACCTGCGCGAACGCGGGCTAACTATCACCGACAAGCAATTCGCCGGGCGCTACCGCCGCTGGAGCGGGGACGGAGTTGAAACAAGCCGCGGGGAAGTATTGCTTCTGGAAGAAGGCTGA
- a CDS encoding VOC family protein yields the protein MPNVKAIPEGMHTVTPHLVCAGAADAIDFYKKAFNAVEVGRLFGQQGKIMHAMIRIGDSAVMLADEFPDCGALGPKSLKGSPVTIHLYVADVDAFVKRALGAGAKITMPLEDMFWGDRYARLEDPFGHHWSVATRIRDVSREEMQKSVQKMGS from the coding sequence ATGCCGAATGTCAAAGCGATTCCCGAGGGAATGCACACAGTCACGCCGCACCTGGTTTGCGCCGGCGCGGCCGACGCCATCGATTTCTATAAGAAAGCGTTCAATGCAGTGGAAGTAGGACGATTGTTCGGCCAACAGGGCAAAATCATGCATGCCATGATTCGGATTGGCGATTCTGCCGTCATGCTGGCCGATGAGTTTCCCGACTGTGGAGCATTGGGGCCAAAATCGCTCAAAGGCTCTCCGGTTACAATTCATCTTTATGTCGCGGATGTCGACGCGTTTGTTAAGCGCGCGCTCGGCGCGGGCGCGAAGATCACGATGCCCCTCGAGGACATGTTCTGGGGCGATCGCTACGCCAGGCTCGAAGATCCGTTCGGCCACCACTGGTCGGTCGCGACGCGCATCCGCGATGTGAGTCGGGAAGAAATGCAGAAGTCGGTGCAGAAAATGGGCAGCTGA